One part of the Ranitomeya imitator isolate aRanImi1 chromosome 10, aRanImi1.pri, whole genome shotgun sequence genome encodes these proteins:
- the LOC138651887 gene encoding prolactin-like, with product MCLTREVVFSSPICTPGSLQCQVLLSDLFDRAIRLSHYIHSLSTEMFEDIDHQYSGGRKLIIKAMNNCHTSTLNTPEDKEQTLQLQHEDLLSLINKLLRSWSEPLQYLSMGAPNNLVQKVKEAEEHTRILQGGIDRISGRMLTDLEDIYPEWFGPVDVTATQGDSYMFPVYHLLHCFRRDSHKIDSYLKILRCRLIHANC from the exons ATGTGCCTGACAAGGGAAGTGGtcttctccagcccaatctgcacccCCGGGAGTCTCCAATGTCAGGTTCTGCTCAGTGATCTATTCGACAGAGCGATCAGACTTTCGCATTATATCCATTCTTTGTCCACGGAGATGTTTGAGGACATT GATCATCAATATTCAGGAGGTCGGAAGCTTATCATTAAAGCAATGAACAATTGTCATACCTCAACCCTAAATACTCCAGAGGACAAGGAGCAGACACTGCAACTACAA CACGAAGACTTGCTGAGCCTTATAAATAAGTTATTGCGCTCTTGGTCCGAACCCCTGCAGTACTTGTCCATGGGGGCGCCAAATAACTTGGTGCAGAAAGTGAAAGAAGCTGAGGAACACACCAGGATTCTTCAAGGAGGAATAGACAGGATCTCTGGAAGA ATGCTGACTGATCTAGAAGACATTTATCCTGAGTGGTTTGGACCGGTGGATGTTACGGCAACACAAGGCGATTCCTACATGTTCCCCGTCTACCACTTGCTCCACTGTTTCCGCAGAGATTCCCACAAGATTGACAGCTACTTGAAGATCCTCCGATGTCGCCTGATTCACGCCAACTGCTAG